ATAGAAAGAACCAGCTATTCCTTCGATTTCAACATCTGCTCGTTCAAAGCTCGCGCTACGAATTGTTCGGTGAAGTTCTTCCTCTAACAGCTGCAAATACATGTTGAGACCTATCGAGTTCACATTACCATGTTGTTCAAATCCAAAGATAGTCCCGATACCTCTGATTTCCATATCTTTGAGTGCTATTTTCAGGCCACTTCCAGGGCCAGAAAATTCTTTGATGACTTGTAACCTCTTGGAAGCAGAGGAGCTGAGTTCAGAATCAAACAAAAAATATGCAAACGCTCTTTTATCACTTCTACCAACCCTTCCCCTGAGTTGGTATAACTGAGCCAAACCATACCTTTGAGCGTCGTCCACTATTATCGTGTTCGCAGAAGGTACGTCAATCCCATTCTGCATAATCGAAGTACACACGATCACATCAGACGTATGCTCGTAGAAGCTCTTCACGGCCTCTGTCAATTTTTTTGTACTCATTTGCCCGTGCGCCATTACTACTCGTACCTCGGGCACGAGTCTGCAGACTCTTTCAAAAACGTCGTGCAGATCTTCAACCCGATTATGAACGTATATCACCTGTCCCCCCCTGTTGACCTCCCTCAATATCGCCCCTCTAATGAGCCTTTCATCATAACGTGCTACGTAGGTCACCACAGGCAATCTTCCCAAAGGGGGTGTCGTTAAAACACTCATGTCTTTCATACCGTTGAGCGCCATATGCAAAGTCCTCGGTATTGGAGTTGCACTCAAAGACAGCACATTCACATTTAACCTGATCTTCTTGAACTTTTCTTTCTGCTCCACCCCGAAATTTTGCTCCTCATCGATCACCACCAAACCGAGATCTGAGAATCTCACATTTTCTGATAACAAGATGCTAGTTCCTATGACAACGTCCAATTTTCCTTCCTTCAAGTCTTTGATTATCCTCGATCGTTCTGATTTTGAAACTGATCTGTCCAGTAATGCAACGGTTACTCCAAAAGGTTCCAAACGTTGCTTGAACAGTTTGTAATGCTGCCTTGCGAGCACTGTCGTGGGAACGAGTAGAGCGACTTGTTTTCCACTGACAACGCATCTGAAAGTTGCCCTTAGAGCGACTTCTGTCTTTCCATAACCTGAATCACCGCACAGCAATCTGTCCATAGGATGATCGCTTGCGAGATCTTCAAGCACTTCTTGGATCGCAACGGATTGATCCTCCGTTTCAACGTATGGAAAAGTTTCAGCGAATTTTTTCTCCAATTCTGCATCTCCAGCGAGCCTTAATCCATTAATTTGTTGTCTTTTTGTGTGTATATCTACTAGTTCAGCGATCTTTTTCCTTAAATCTTCCCTGACCTTTTCGAGTCGTTTCTTCCAAGTTCCAGAATGGAGTCGGTCAATTTTTACATCTGGATCTCCAACGTATTTATGAATTCTATCCAGTCTCTCAACTGGCACATAAACAGTTGCATCTTCGTACCTTATCACTACATACTCCTTAGTGCCAAGAACGTTTCTGATGGGTTTAACTCCCTCAAAGAGACCTATGCCATATTTCTCGTGAACCACGAGATCTCCAACACTCAATTCATCCTCTTCAATGATGGGAATCTGGTGCAATTTGCTTCTCTTTTCAGTGAACTCTAGCCTTTCCGTATCCAGTTCTATATGGTTTGCTTCGGACAACAGATTCTCGAGTTCAACCAAGGTTAAACCTGAACAAACTCTATATTCGCTGTGCTGTTCATCTGAAAGAAACTCTTTCATCTGTCTTTCTAACTTTGCGAACTCATCGAAGCACTTAGGTGAATTGACCAAGAAAATCTCGAATGATCCATAATCGAATATAGTGGCTCTTGAGCCTACTTTTCCAACCATCGTGTCATAACAGTGATCATCATTGATGTATTCGCGAGCAGGTAAGAGAACAAATTCATCCAATTTACCGCAAGAAGTCTGGGTCACCACATCAAAGAATCTGATGTCCTCGATCACTTCACCAAAAAGTTCAATACGTACCGGTTTCTCATAAAGTGGCGCAAAGATATCTATTACATCTCCTCTCGCTGAGAACTCTCCACCTGCACGAACTAGATAAGACCTATCGTAACCTACCATGTTGATCCAGTGAACATCTACGAACTTTTCTCCCCTCAGAAAGTGTTTGGAGAACCGCTTGAGATTATCTGGAGAAATTGTGAATCGACTCAGCGAATGCAGTGTGCCTACAACGAGGTCACATTTTCCATTCAAAATGGACCACAACGCTTCAATGCGATTTTTTCGAACGAAAAACGATACTGGCACATCTTCGAATGGAAACACGTCGTGGTCTGGAAAGTACTGACCGTTCAGGATGTTCGCGATTTGTGAAGCTTCTTTCTCGGTGGGAACTATCAATAAGATGGGTTTTTTGCAGGAAGATCTCAAAAGATCTTTTAAACTATTCATACTCGAAATCCACCACTTGAAAAGTTCTTAGACGATTGTTACGAGCCTTGATCCAAACTACGCTCACCGGAACAGCAAAGTCTCTCTCAATGAAACCTGTAAAGATGTCTTCGAGTGCTGAGGGATCATTGTACAAACCCGGATTGACCAGAATTTTTAGCCTCACCGCTCGATCCAGCACGTATATCTCATCGATAACATTCAAATCCTTCAGAGTTAGAAAAATTTCCTGCTTTTCAACATCTTCCAAGTGCGGATAAACGTTGACGAGTGCGATGTTTTTTGAAAGAGGGCCGATGATCTTCACATTTGCCAGCTTGACTGACTTACCCTTGTACCGTAGAAACTTGAGGAGTAACTCGTTCGCCTCGGAAACAGCCTTACCATGATAATCTGGATTGATCAACATTTTCATAAGATGCTTCAATTTACAGCCTTCACGAACGGAAGATTCACCAATCTTCACCGGTTCGATTTGAAAGAAGCTTATCAACTGTCGGATCTCAGATTTACTGAGTTCTTTTAGAGGAGAATAAAAACCCGCAAGAATTTTCGGTCCAAATCTTCCCCAGCTGTCCGATTGGTTCGAACCAGTCACTATCAATTGATCCGGAAAGTTCTCCCGAACTGTTCCAAGCTTGGCAAATCTAGTACAACCATTACAGTTTGGACCATATTTCCAAACGTTTCTCTGGCGTTTGGTTCCATCCAAATAAACATGTCTCAATCCTAGATCTGTTGCGAGTCTGTTGATATTGTCTTTGATTACTTGGTAAGTGAACTGACCCCAATCGACAGTTGCAAGAATCACACGTCCAGGTCCAACGACGAGCTTACAGAGATAGGCTGCTAAACTGCTGTCCTCACCACCAGAAAATGCCACAACAACTTCTCTATTTGAGACAACATCCTTTATTTCACATATCAAGTGATCGACAATTTTTTGAAGTTGACCGTGAGCATTTGACCACATATTTCAACGATGGCAACACTACCATTTTCACCAAAGCTTCCCGGATTAATAAAGCGCACATTTTTAAGTTCCGAATCATCAATGAAGTGCGTATGTCCGTAGAAAATCACCTGTGGCTTTTCTTCAAAAAGATTTAGAATCCTCTCCCTTATCTGATAAGGCGGTCCCCAACCGTGACACAAGCCTACATCGAAAGGACCGAAACGTACGACTAAAACCTGTGGTAAATTCTCCTTCACATCTATCTCGTCCATGTTACCATGAACACCGTAGAAATTTTTAGATATCGCTTTGAGTTCAAGAACGGTGTTCAAATTGGTATAATCTCCAAGGCCAACGACGGTGTCAACCTCTTTAGCAAAATCAGCTAAGCTTTTTGGAAGAGATTTTAAATAAACAGGTACGTGAGTATCGCTCAACAATAAAAGTTTCATCGTTCAAACAACCTCTCGAAGACAATAGATGCAGCACCAAGGATACCTGCATCCTTGCCAAGACGGCTCAATTCAACCTTGTATGTTCCAACCATCGTTGGCAAAACATAATTTTTTGCCCGTTCTTTAACAGGATCAAGTAAGAAGTCTCCAGCGTTGGCCATACCGCCACCGATAACCACCATCTGAGGGTTGAAGATGTTCACCAAACTTCCAATCGCCACAGCGAGAGCATCTACAACCGTGTTGAAGATTTGCAAGGCAAAATGATCACCGAGTTTCGCTTGATCAAATACATCCTTCGGTGTGACGAACTCTGGTTTCTTCAACTTGAACAGAGAGGACTCTGGGTGTCTCTCAAAACCTTCCCTCACAAAATTCCTTATGGCCGTGGCCGAAGCCAAAGCTTCCAAGCATCCTCGAGAGCCACAACCACATTTTGGACCGTTGGGTAAAACATTCATGTGTCCCAATTCAGCTCCGATGCCCGTACTACCTCTCAAAAGAATACCGTGTGTTATTACCCCACCACCTATGCCAGTACCAAGCGTGAGACAAACGACGTGATCCAAACCTTTCGCCACACCGAACATTCTTTCACCGAGAGCGTAAGCATTAGCATCGTTCTCAACGAAGACTCTCAATGAGGTTCTTTTTTCTATCTTCTCCGCGAGAGGAAAGTCTATCCACCCAGGGAAGTTTGGCGAGAACTTCACAGTACCCGTTACGTGATCAATACTTCCAGGTGATCCAATCCCAACGGCTGAGACTGAACTCTCCTTGCTCAAGTTGAGAATTGAATCTACAAGTCTTTCAACAACAGCATCTGGTCCCTCATCTACCTTAGTTTCTCCTTCAATCCTCGCTAAAATCTTTCCATCTTCATCAACGAGCCCTACAGCGTAGTTCGTTCCACCCAGATCAACACCTATGACGTTCAATTGGAAACCTCCTCTTGCTCAATACTTCACCTTTTGCTGATCTATCAATGCGAGGAAATCCTCGTTGGTCTCCGTCTCTTGAAGTTTTCTCAGTATCAACGTTAAACCTTCTTCTTCCGTCATGCCCGCCAACATCCTTCTGAGAATCCAAACCTTCTTCAAAGTGCTCTCGCTCAAGAGCAATTCTTCTTTCCTAGTACCAGAAAGCTGTAAATTGATGGCTGGAAAGATTCGCTTGTTCGCAAGCTGCCTCGACAAAACCAATTCCATATTTCCGGTTCCTTTGAATTCCTCGAATATGACCTCGTCCATTTTCGAGCCAGTTTCTATCAATGCAGTTGCGATG
This window of the Pseudothermotoga sp. genome carries:
- a CDS encoding helicase-related protein, with translation MNSLKDLLRSSCKKPILLIVPTEKEASQIANILNGQYFPDHDVFPFEDVPVSFFVRKNRIEALWSILNGKCDLVVGTLHSLSRFTISPDNLKRFSKHFLRGEKFVDVHWINMVGYDRSYLVRAGGEFSARGDVIDIFAPLYEKPVRIELFGEVIEDIRFFDVVTQTSCGKLDEFVLLPAREYINDDHCYDTMVGKVGSRATIFDYGSFEIFLVNSPKCFDEFAKLERQMKEFLSDEQHSEYRVCSGLTLVELENLLSEANHIELDTERLEFTEKRSKLHQIPIIEEDELSVGDLVVHEKYGIGLFEGVKPIRNVLGTKEYVVIRYEDATVYVPVERLDRIHKYVGDPDVKIDRLHSGTWKKRLEKVREDLRKKIAELVDIHTKRQQINGLRLAGDAELEKKFAETFPYVETEDQSVAIQEVLEDLASDHPMDRLLCGDSGYGKTEVALRATFRCVVSGKQVALLVPTTVLARQHYKLFKQRLEPFGVTVALLDRSVSKSERSRIIKDLKEGKLDVVIGTSILLSENVRFSDLGLVVIDEEQNFGVEQKEKFKKIRLNVNVLSLSATPIPRTLHMALNGMKDMSVLTTPPLGRLPVVTYVARYDERLIRGAILREVNRGGQVIYVHNRVEDLHDVFERVCRLVPEVRVVMAHGQMSTKKLTEAVKSFYEHTSDVIVCTSIMQNGIDVPSANTIIVDDAQRYGLAQLYQLRGRVGRSDKRAFAYFLFDSELSSSASKRLQVIKEFSGPGSGLKIALKDMEIRGIGTIFGFEQHGNVNSIGLNMYLQLLEEELHRTIRSASFERADVEIEGIAGSFYIPEDYIENEMERLRIYRRLASCNDLKSLDDLKSELRDRFGRLPSQVEQLIDLFRIRLVAIQRNVKKIIFDEGTLKIYCERDSMKIPGKYVYNEKEKVYLLYNVPAEKSLNLLKRIFLKD
- a CDS encoding ExsB family protein, with product MICEIKDVVSNREVVVAFSGGEDSSLAAYLCKLVVGPGRVILATVDWGQFTYQVIKDNINRLATDLGLRHVYLDGTKRQRNVWKYGPNCNGCTRFAKLGTVRENFPDQLIVTGSNQSDSWGRFGPKILAGFYSPLKELSKSEIRQLISFFQIEPVKIGESSVREGCKLKHLMKMLINPDYHGKAVSEANELLLKFLRYKGKSVKLANVKIIGPLSKNIALVNVYPHLEDVEKQEIFLTLKDLNVIDEIYVLDRAVRLKILVNPGLYNDPSALEDIFTGFIERDFAVPVSVVWIKARNNRLRTFQVVDFEYE
- a CDS encoding metallophosphatase family protein yields the protein MKLLLLSDTHVPVYLKSLPKSLADFAKEVDTVVGLGDYTNLNTVLELKAISKNFYGVHGNMDEIDVKENLPQVLVVRFGPFDVGLCHGWGPPYQIRERILNLFEEKPQVIFYGHTHFIDDSELKNVRFINPGSFGENGSVAIVEICGQMLTVNFKKLSIT
- a CDS encoding ROK family protein produces the protein MNVIGVDLGGTNYAVGLVDEDGKILARIEGETKVDEGPDAVVERLVDSILNLSKESSVSAVGIGSPGSIDHVTGTVKFSPNFPGWIDFPLAEKIEKRTSLRVFVENDANAYALGERMFGVAKGLDHVVCLTLGTGIGGGVITHGILLRGSTGIGAELGHMNVLPNGPKCGCGSRGCLEALASATAIRNFVREGFERHPESSLFKLKKPEFVTPKDVFDQAKLGDHFALQIFNTVVDALAVAIGSLVNIFNPQMVVIGGGMANAGDFLLDPVKERAKNYVLPTMVGTYKVELSRLGKDAGILGAASIVFERLFER